The DNA sequence caaactctgaagctcaaggggaagcagACAACAGTCTACaacaaagatcccaagattcagacacttgatgaagaaattgctagaagattatttctgaaacataatctaggaatggacttggataatctcaaggaggaagaagctaggtttaaagctgaaaagacaaatctaaagccaaaagcttctgttgcaaagaaacctccaaggcctaaggaaaaaggcatcgtgatcaaggagaagtcaaatactgaggaATCAAAGCCCAAAataagatcacaatctgagattgatccaaaagacaaagggaaggaaaaagttgatgaaccaaccaagccactggagatgaaaattcctcaaattctgataaaaccagtgtgcaaaatggttcaagttactgatgacactcttgctgaagatgaagatgttcaaactctaaaaagaaggaagatttctgaagaatcaaagacaacctctaacaaggctcaagttgtttagagtgaaGAACTTTAAGCTACAACaaaaacaacaagttctgataaagtcatcaagatatcaacctctgacaatgcttaagttgatttagacaagatggaagtagcagataaaaagaaacttctgtggaaaaatgtcatACCGTCgaatccaaagaaaagccaattgttgtctactttcatgactattgagTTAAATTctagagaagcaagagacatggttgggctaggttctgatgaagctaagatcaaaacaagagttgaagttgctactagagatccatttctattgactgacagacctcttgaagatgttacacagaaacaccttgataaggttatctctgttcaagtggtacttgatgctcatgacaagcataatgtcaaggaaaatatgattctatttcttgaagatggaaggacatatcagatgtcagaatcagatgtgctaaacaaatcactgaaagaacttaaattcttttattaccttatagaggtaaagtctaatattaccaggagatggtcaaatttcatattgaagaccatcagagataaagcaagaatttctgtttcaagggttacagaattcattcctaatattgttgaagattaTGGAAGTaagattccaatgaagaaggattctgctacacttgaagtgattctgaaagggaaatgtctatgctacaatgaagattcttctcatccaaaggtaataagactgaatgatggtttagaaagaaaccatatctctgctttaaggactgcaatctaccagattggaagtcagaattaagagatgaagcaagtcaagactataatatctcaagtcctgaggattaaagaagaaaagctgatatcaagctttgtaaagaatcattatggattcaaattgactcagtgagattggtaaaagctacacgaactgtaagttgtagttagttatctagttaaactcttatttgcatttgtacttaaatgtttttgacatcatcaaatctattaacttgtatattttgcataatttacaagttgggggagattgttagatatatttgagatgtcatgtctaatatgattcatgtttagttttcatatcttaacaaataggacatatcaggacttactgaaattaggacttactggaagtcagaacttaatatcagaacttaaggtcatatcagaacttaagtgcgggaagacttacaattaaggaaggaagctgatttaaagGAGAAGATCtaaactaaaacaaaagaagatatgcatggaaagagttagaagaccggaagacttgtagaagatatctgattgatatattttaggagacagaattgtattccatatcaattagaagttatcttgtaactgtgtactatataaacacagacttagggtttacactatatgtgttatcattatcgagaagattatacattgtaacctagcagctcttagtgatatttgttcatcactaagagagaacaacagttcttattgtaatagagtttattcaatatacttagtctttgttacatacttgtgttaaatcgatttgattgtataaatactgtattcaacccccttctacagtgttatCTGACCTAACATACTTACTAGCTTAAATCCCGTGTGATGCATGAGTTTCcgttaatatttaatttttttatttatcccgtcatattatagttttaaaatgattcatataaatatataataataataaatttataaaaaatataatagGATAACTTATGGTCGTAGTTTAATAGGATAAATATACTAaatctagtagtttaacaatttagtagtttagcggatatataacactatttttttagttttttaataatatgataagttgtGGTTGTAGTTTAGTAGAATAAGTAGACTATGTgtgtagtagtttaataatttagtagtttaggggatatataacactatttatttattattttactAACCAAAATTATGGAATAACcattgaaccaaattatacccgattccggttattatagtaaTTATAGATTATAGATATCACACATAACACACAATAAGTTAGCACCTTTATACGCTTTATACTTTTGATTAACTCGTCACTTTACACATAGCAAGTAATCATGTATTCACATAATCTGACACACTTCATTTATAACCAAATCTCATTAAATCATATCGTCTATAATCCTGATACATATCTATAATTTCTTTCAAAAATTGGGCATGACGTATTCGTTAATACGCTATCACTTTTCTCAACAATAACAATCAACCACAACATTTATCCACTTATACTTATAAAACGTAACATGCAATTCAACTTTTTCGATTACCAAACTAACGACTTAACATACTGAATCAAAACCATAACATGCAACTCGATTTCAAGGATTCACTTCTTATTTTCTTTAAAACCGAATATAAACCTTTataattaaattcaaaatcaCATCTTATACATGCAAATTCCATCTTAACATATAATCCAACTCGCAAATCACAAAATCTATACTCAAATCATATCGAAACCTCGAAACAACACCAAACTACATACGATTTCAACTATAATTCCTTAAACCATCAATATTAACACATTCAACATATCACATACAATTAAAAATCATTTGAACTAAACTCACATACAAAAAATTAACATAACcgaatttaatcaattaattcgaACCAATCACGATTTCGAAACCGAAAATTAACATGCAACTATTCAAAAGTAGGATTTTAAATTTCTAGAACTCAGGCATAGCATCATCATTCACTACCGGCTCACCGGAGTTCATCTCTAGTGGCAGTAAGGGTTCGGGGTTGCCAAGTTCGGCCCCCAACTCAAAACCTCGCCGATTTTCTTCAAAAATTCAACACCAATTCAACATGCAAGCATTAATCGACTAGTTCATGCACATTCAAAAGAAAATCCGAATCAAAACAAGAAACCGAAAGGATTTCATCATCCGAACCAAACACACAAGCACCCACATATACATGCAactatatatatgtatataaagaaGGCAAGGGAAGCTCAAATCCTAGCTTGGATTAGAGTTTTTccaagaaaatcaaagaaacccaGAAGAGAAAAAGATACCGAGAGCAAGAGAGAGAGAGGATGGGGAGAAAAAGAGAGGGGGAGTGTATATATATAAGCTAGGGGCAAAATGGTAAACTCTCCATTTTGTTtcgttttctttttttttttatacaaaaTCCTAGAATTACAATGCAACAATATAAAAAAAGTTTTATAAATTATAGAAATGACATAACTCtaattttcaaaataaatattaggAAATTAGCTCTTTCcctgtattttaaaataatttttgagcaaACGGATTAATTTCTATGGATTTTACAGATAAATCACCAATAATAGAATAAACTCtgaaaaaatcaatttaaaatattAGAACATCAGAATAAATCCATTTATCATTTTTATATAGTCTCTAGAACTATTCtagagataataaaataaaatttcacaCTTTGATCATTCTCtgataatttataaaaatatataacgatcaaataatccttatttttaccaaataaaatattttaaaaaatctttAAAACTCCCGAATCACAAACGTAAACATCCACGAACATATATCCACGTAATGACACTAATCAAAACTTATGATCAGATACTTTCACACATAATTCtattatatatatttgtataaGATATTGGACACTTTAAAATAACGATCCGATTCACATCTCGAATCTAAATAATCATAGATACACGAAATACTCAATATTTCCATAAACTTAACACAACCCACATATTATCTCATTCTTAATCCCTTTCATTTAATCCATCTTTCATATAACATGTCCCGTTatacttgacggcccgacaaccACTGACTCATTTATGCTTTTCAAAACATAACTTATGCCTTTTACTGACTCATCAAACTGAAACGAGACATTTTACATTCTCTTTTACTATTTCACAGAAATTACACATAAGTCACAAAATTATATACTTTATATTTATAATCATAAGTCCACATAATTCCCAATATATCTCAGAATTATATTTTATTCTTATAATTACATTGCGAAAATTCCAGTCGTTACAGATATAATATTTCTTGTTATATTTTTCTTCTTTGTACTTCACAATCAATATTATTTTGTTACAATAATTTTGACAAAGtttttttttcttaattaatCAATCAGATTAACCCAACCCAACCCATCACACAATTAATAGAgttgagtttcataatttttttaaattaatgaATTGATATTTTTCTAACCCGTACCAAATGGGTTGGGTCACTATAAGAGCAAAACCGGTCCAACCCGGCCCACGGGCAACTCTACTCACGAGtcatattaattaaaaaaaaagcTGATTTGAATTTTTTAGGTTCATGATGGACCGATGAAGCCCGTTTCGGTGTACTAGCATCTGTTCTGGATTGGGCCTGACCATCATTTTTATAAAACCCATATACCCACGCCCATGCTTTGAATTAGGGATATATAATTCATATTTATGTTCGTTGATACGTGGTTCATGGTGTATAAATTCATTCTGAATTGTGCAGCACTTGTGAAATCATCATCAAAGATATCATCAAATTAAGGGTATGTGCAAATTTTGTTAACCTTTTGTTATCCAATTAGCTTTTTATCTTGGCTAATCATCTGTTGTTCTGTGTTGATTATCTCGTTTTTGTGTAGTTGCTCATCTTGAACTTAGAAGTTCCATGTTGTGTTTTCAATGAATTGTTTTTATGGCAGGGTGTTTAATTGTTGAATATTGTTACAGCTTAGTGAAATTGAAATTGTTGTATGCATGATAAGATAGAAACTGAATAGGATCCTCTCTCATTAGATAAGTCTGGCTAAAAGTTGTTTGTAGTAGGTGTTTAGTTACAGGTTTGGTAAAAAAAATCCGTTGAGGACTTGACAAAGGATGTCCCTATTTTGCTATAACGTGAATCTTTAGAGTTCTAGTAAATTGATAGAAGAGTTGGATTAGAGATAAATATTTGTTAGCGAGTATTTTTTACGTGTAACAAAGACCGTGTAGGATCTTCATACAACAGTAGTAGCTTCACTAGTTCAACTGATATTATTGAATCACATCTGTTGAAAACCTGCTCCTCCGAGTTGATGTTGTCCCTGTTTGGATGGCTGTGGCCATTCAGACCTTTATTTGATGAAGAGTTCTTTAGTTTTTAATTCCGGCATTAAAATTGATGTAACGGAATAGAATTTCTTTGAGCTGAGTACATCAAACTTTAACGTTAACCTTATGTCGGTACTTTGTATAGTTTAAAGCATCAACATATAGATGCAGTAGTTGTAATCAATACTCGATAATATCTATGTTGGTATATCTCATATTCTCGTCCTGAGATGTAGACCTATTGTACTTATGTTCATTGGCCTTAATGTAGTGTTTGGAGTATGGAAGGGAGAAATCGTGTGCCTCGCCATTATGAACCCTATCGAGGTCATCGTGATGATCCACGAGTTCTCTTGCATCGAGGCCCGGGACCCCTACCACCTCATCCTGCTGCTCTAGAGGAGGAAATTGAACTCCAGCATAGAGATATTCAAAGAATTCTTGCTGAAAATAGGCATGTCATAGATGAAAATGTAATCCTTCAAAGGGATTTGGCTGCAGTCAATGATGAGATGAATAGATTAGGTCAGATGATACCTAAACTACGTGCTGAAAAAGATGCTCAAACTGGAGAATTAGTGGAAAGAGGATTAAAGCTTGAAACTGAGCTTCGTGACATTGAGCCATTGAGGGGAGAGGTAGTTCAGTTGAGGGCTGAAGCTCAAAAGTTAAATTCCGTTCGACAAGATTTGGTAACAAAAGTTCAAAACCTTACGAAGGACGTTACCAAAGTTAAATCTGAGAATCAACAGATATTTGCGATGAGGAATGACGTTGATGGAATGCGTAAAGAACTAATGGAAGCCAGGTTTGAAATTCTTATAGGTTATGCTTTTTTTTTGTGATGGAGTTGCTACCACCTAGTAGGACCATATTAAAATAAGATCTATCATGGGGTTTTATCTTACTATTTGCTACCCTTACTTGACCGCAATTTTTGTAGGAGAGCTATTGACTTTGAGAAGAAAGCAAATGAAGAGCAAACTGAACAAAAGCAAGTGATGGAGAAAAACCTTATTACCCTGGCCCGGGAAGTAGAGAAGCTGCGAGCTGAGCAACTGAGTCTAGATCGGAGAGGTAGAGGTCAGTTCCTGCCCCTATGTACCCACCCTTTCTCTTTTGTTTGTTGATTAAGAGTGtaatttgttttttatttttttgctCTCACTTTTCTCAAATCTTGCCAGGTGCTGGAAGTTATGGAATATTGAATGGAAGCCCTGAGACGAGGTATGCAACTGGTGCATATGGCGATGTCTATGGTGGTGGAACGTGGGGAGCGTATGACAGCCGTGGCTCTACCCGTCGCTGATCCTAAAATACTGCAATTGGCTCCGTTTCGTGGTGTTTGTGTTTGCATTATCTAGAAGGTGGCTTTAGAACCTATATAACTATTGGGAAATTATCCACAGGCAACTTGGCTGGGATACACCAGCCGCAATATTACATTGCGGGctgccgcaatgtttcattgcggagGGTGAGTGTacccgcaatgaaacaatgcggctGCTGTATCCCATCCAACGGTGGCTGGAGATCAGTTCCCATAACTATTTTCTGGATATCTTTCCTGAAATGTACCAGAAGTCCAGAACTAGGAGCTGATGCTAGTTGCTCTAGTTTACACATCTCAATGAATGTCTGGTGTAATCTTCCTAAATGTATAATCTTGTAGCTTAAATCTATCAGCAATTTCATTTATATTTTGCTACTATTTGCCCCAGTGCCAGTGTCATTGGGTTGAAAACGTTACTCATCTGGCAGTTTGCTAATCGATGCAATATAATGTAGTGGCACCTTTCATCCATTTCCCATCAAAGATATGTGCTGTTGGCCTGTTGACACGGGAATTGAGGATTAGTATTTGAGCATGTCAGGTATTTTTTCCACGACTCAATAGGGATGTATTTGTCTAAGCAATGCAATTATATTTGTACAAAATCCGAGTCAAGCAACTTCTCTGATCCTTTTTTTTGTTGAGATTAAAACACTAGTGTTAATTTACCTGATCATTGATGTGACTGTAACTATGCTCTCATAAACACTATCTTATACCCGGCACACTTCTATATAGATTTCTGCTCGAACTTAAAGATTCTAATGTAAGAAGCCTTAGAGGTAGCATTTGATTGCATGAAAGTCGGGCATAAATTTAAGCCATAAATTTCAAATTGAAAACATAACGAAATAAAATAATCTGGTAATTTTTGATTTATTGTTACGGGGATTTGACCTCAAACTCTGATATTATAACTTTGTATATGTAAAAGTGATCCACATGTATCAGGATCTTGCATATGGTCTAAAAAAGTCTGACCTCCGTAGTGCCTGCTGCAATAAAAACGTATCTTGAATCataattttttgtttttatttagaTAAGAAATGATATATATTTATAAGTTGCTAGTCAGTGATACAGTGGATTTTTGTGTATCCTGATATATGGCAATTAGGGGTGATCGCGGTTCGATTTAAACCGCATAATCCGCATAACCGAACCAATATTAAATCGACCCAAATCGAAACTGAAATATGCTGTGCTATTACGGTTCAACTATTTTAAAAATCCGCTGGTTATGGTTTGGTTTTGGTTTAACCTTAACTCAACCCGCTTCCAATCCGAACCGAGTCAATATATTTACATACCTAAATATATATACACGCACGATATTACAATTATGATTATATAATGTAAACACATTTTATCCTataataaataactaaattcATGTTAAATCTTATCAGATAATCACGAATTTATTTTACATTTCAATAGATTGTGAATTGCTTTCCTCTAAAAATAATGTTGAAAACTTTTTAATTTATTTTACATTAAACATTTATTCTTACAACTAATTGATCAACAATGTTATTAGACATTAATCATTTACAATTAATATGAGGGATATACTTTATTATGAAAGAAtacataattatttatttattacgtAAATTGAGAAAGAAGAAATGTTACTTTATTTCATGAGTTTACTGATAAAAAATGTCATAAACCGCCAAAAGCCGTTAAATCAAACCGAATAAAACCGCATCGAGTGGTTTGGTGTTATCGGGATTCGGGTTACGAGTTTCGggttgatttgattttttttaaaaccgCAATTATGCGGTTTGGTTTCGGTTTAACATACAAACCTGATGGCGATCACCCCTAATGGCAATGCCGCCTCCATTTATTCTCAAGCAAGAGATGACTCGAATCAGTACAATAAACATTCACAAATTTTATCTAGATAACTGTTATAGCTTGGACTTGGAAGAGGATAAGTACCATCAACCCAGTTTACCTCGTGAGGAACATCAACAGGGTATCTATGTATGCAATCAAGCCATGGTCCATCTATTGGCGTTTTGATAGTTCTGTTACATCCCCAAACAGCGCTGTTGTACTTAAACCCGCTTCCGAACCCTATCTGCCAAACCCTGTCACCCTTTTTCATCCTTCCCTTGGACTCCATATAGCTAAGCTCGTACCACAATGACGACGATGATATGTTTCGAAACCGGTGTAATGTCATCGTTGAGGCCTCGACGTTCTCTGTGGATAGCTGCAGGCCATTCTGCAGCTCATCAATTACAGCACGTCCTCCAGAATGAATACAGAAGTGCTCGACTGCCAGTTTGAAGTCTGGAATATAGGGCTTCCACCCAAGGTTAAAGATTTTTCGACCAATGAAGTTTATACCAAAGAGAAGTTGTTCGGATGCAGGAAGAACAAGAGGCCCAAGGGTTGTAATATTTGACTTCAACACTTCACCAGCTATCGTCATTAGCTCCTTCGACAGCGTCACCCCTAATTTCCCCTCTATATCTTCTTCTTGAAAAGCGCATCCGTAAGCTCTATCATCAGCGCCCTTATGGGTACGGACTATGTGGAGGAGTCTGTATTTGGCTCTATGGCGAAAAGATTTTCTGTTTGATAAAAGAATGGCTGTACTTCCCATACGGAACAAACAGTAAGTGACAAGCATAGCTTTTGCTTCGGATTAATGCCCTTGAATTTTGCTTCGGTGGGTGAAGCAAAGAGGCCTAACATGAGCATGGCCTGGCAAAATATTGCAAAATGTCGCTGCATTTTTAAAGCCATTTTAATGATTTTACTTATGGAGGTCTCCAATGTCGTGGTTTTGCCCTCGGAACCTCTGTTCCAAGTTCCAAGGGTGAAGACCTAAAATCTGCAAAATGGTTTTTGAAAAATGAATGCAATTTCTAATTATGCATATTTAAAGGAATGCAAATTTACAGTTAGGCGTAAGGATTTCTGCACTCACAATAACAGCATTGCAGTTAGCATGAGCTTGAAAGAGGTCACCAACCAAATCTACAGCTATTACACTACCACTACAGCCCATTCCAGAAAGATTGAAGCTCTTTATGTCGCCTCTCATTTTATACTTATTGATCACCATATCTGTTAGTGTTGGTTTAAGTACGCAACTGCTGCCGTTTACTACAAGTACATCTATGTGTTCAGGATCAATCCCAGTCTTCTCAAATAATGAATCCGTTGCTGAGAAAATAACCATCTTGGCCTCGTCCCTTGCAGTTTTCAATGTAATTTTTTGGTGGCATATAGTGTAATGCATCAGGCAAATAAGTGTCTTCACCAAGGCCAGAGCGTTCCAAAACTCTTAGCAGAAAATTGAGAGTTTTTGGATCGAAGCTCATATTGATTTTTGAGTGTTCAATGAAAGCTGCAGAACTAAGCCGGCAGCTCTTAGGTTGCTTATAACAGGCAACGTCAACTAGGTATACTCTGCGAGGCTTGGACATGAAATAGATGGTCGATATGAAGATGACAACTAAGAAGGAACACTGTATTTTGATCAGATCAATGTAAAGAGAATTCCATATGGACAGAATTTCATGGGGCCCGAATCTAAGTACTTCGATTGATACAGTTAACATGATGGTTATGAGCATTATGGACTGAAATCCTAGTTGTGCATAGCATTACAGAATTCGAAGAATTGTGTACTTGAGACATCTGTAATGTGTATGAATGATAGCCTTTTCATGTGGCTATGATATGTTATAGATTTTAAAAGGCTTCAGAGCAGCATGGTAGTTAATTCGGGTTAATAAGCCTGGTAAATGAAGTTCATACATCCCTTAATGCACACTTTGTTGGTTGGACTGTTACAACGGTCCAGACTTCTGGTCCAGTTCAGTACAATCTCAACTCAACATGTGAAGGAGAGTATACAAGACTATTTTAAGCTAGTTTCACCTTGTTAAGTCAGTTCAATCGTTTTACAAAACCCTACGAGAAGCTTACTGTCATATATTTTCTGTTCATTTTTTCTTTGTGTTATTCAATAACTATCTAATATTAATCTTTATCTTTACGGTCCTGATTCCTGAAGCAGAACTAGCAATCAAT is a window from the Apium graveolens cultivar Ventura chromosome 1, ASM990537v1, whole genome shotgun sequence genome containing:
- the LOC141669516 gene encoding protein FLX-like 3 — translated: MEGRNRVPRHYEPYRGHRDDPRVLLHRGPGPLPPHPAALEEEIELQHRDIQRILAENRHVIDENVILQRDLAAVNDEMNRLGQMIPKLRAEKDAQTGELVERGLKLETELRDIEPLRGEVVQLRAEAQKLNSVRQDLVTKVQNLTKDVTKVKSENQQIFAMRNDVDGMRKELMEARRAIDFEKKANEEQTEQKQVMEKNLITLAREVEKLRAEQLSLDRRGRGAGSYGILNGSPETRYATGAYGDVYGGGTWGAYDSRGSTRR